One part of the Flavobacterium johnsoniae UW101 genome encodes these proteins:
- a CDS encoding tetratricopeptide repeat-containing sensor histidine kinase, translating to MSLLILFFSCKKSDAVLFDSTHISSLEEYQKEEYLDSIVDLLKYKKNDSITRDLYLKAASEYYVINNLKKSLASSQKALDLSKRVNDTVRMAKAFYYAGDCYENSKKDSAYFFYLKAEKIYHKIHDYNNVGKMLFNKAYVLFYDGNYVECEIEVSKALQYLKKSSNHELIYSCNTLMGNCLEKLVDYNEALRYHNLALAELKKMKIDDEINSYNVSSIINICNLYDLKGEYSKSIEQLQKLLSKDLKKKWPRLYANVLSNLAYSKTKNGDYKNVEAMFSESLRIVDSIGVESDILYKKIYIGEYFLTQKDTAKSISNIKEANDLAIKLNSSNEILTSSKLLSKIDKKNGLYYTNYYIKVSDSINRVQRKAHDKYARIEYETSRIEDENKVLTKKNLFILIISFVLILLFLTILIFRYSKYKNKELQFLIKQKKANEEIYRLLIEQNEKINIARENEKTRIARELHDGIMNKIYSIRMNLGFFNSKTDPEIVEKRKSYILELQNVENEIRMISHELNQNPFFEANDFNTLLMNLIHNQVDITKTQFKYVVDDSIDWTAVQNIYKINLYRIVQESILNVNKYANAKNCQIKIQKVKSNSLKLSISDDGEGFDIKTSKTGIGINNMKDRTISLKGKFKIKSKTGKGTKIDITFNLDTIVIEALE from the coding sequence TTGTCTTTACTAATTCTTTTTTTTTCATGTAAAAAAAGCGATGCTGTTTTATTCGATTCAACTCACATTAGTAGTCTCGAAGAATACCAAAAAGAGGAATATCTGGATTCTATAGTAGATTTGCTAAAATATAAAAAGAACGATTCGATTACCAGAGATTTGTACTTAAAGGCTGCTTCGGAATATTATGTTATTAATAATCTGAAAAAATCACTAGCCAGCAGCCAAAAAGCGCTAGATCTTTCAAAAAGAGTTAATGACACTGTAAGAATGGCAAAGGCATTTTATTATGCTGGGGATTGTTACGAAAACTCAAAAAAGGACAGCGCTTATTTTTTTTATTTAAAAGCAGAAAAAATCTATCATAAAATCCATGATTATAATAATGTGGGCAAAATGCTGTTCAACAAAGCATATGTCCTATTTTATGATGGTAATTATGTTGAATGCGAAATAGAGGTTTCTAAAGCGTTGCAATATTTAAAAAAATCTTCAAATCACGAATTAATATATTCTTGCAATACCTTAATGGGGAACTGTTTAGAAAAATTAGTAGATTATAATGAAGCATTGCGTTATCATAATTTAGCGCTTGCTGAATTGAAGAAAATGAAAATTGATGACGAAATTAATAGTTATAATGTTAGTTCTATCATTAATATTTGTAATCTATACGACCTAAAAGGAGAATATTCTAAATCTATTGAGCAGCTGCAAAAATTACTTTCGAAGGATTTAAAAAAGAAATGGCCAAGATTATATGCAAATGTTTTAAGCAACCTGGCTTATTCAAAAACGAAAAATGGAGATTATAAAAATGTTGAAGCTATGTTTTCAGAATCCTTAAGGATTGTTGACAGCATTGGTGTTGAATCTGATATATTATACAAAAAGATCTATATCGGGGAATATTTTTTAACTCAGAAGGACACTGCCAAATCAATTAGTAACATAAAAGAAGCTAATGATCTTGCAATTAAACTAAACAGCAGTAATGAAATTTTAACTTCGTCTAAGCTGCTTTCTAAAATTGATAAAAAAAATGGGCTGTATTATACAAATTACTATATAAAAGTAAGTGATAGTATAAACAGAGTACAAAGAAAAGCCCATGATAAATATGCAAGAATTGAGTATGAAACCTCAAGGATTGAAGACGAAAATAAAGTTTTGACAAAAAAAAATCTATTCATATTAATTATCTCATTTGTACTGATACTTTTGTTTTTGACTATTCTGATTTTCAGATATTCTAAATATAAGAATAAAGAATTACAGTTTTTAATCAAACAAAAAAAAGCAAATGAAGAGATCTACAGATTGCTAATCGAGCAAAATGAAAAAATAAACATTGCGAGAGAGAACGAAAAAACCAGAATTGCCAGAGAACTGCATGATGGAATAATGAATAAAATTTATTCGATTCGAATGAATTTAGGCTTTTTTAATTCTAAAACCGATCCGGAGATAGTTGAGAAACGCAAAAGCTATATTTTAGAATTACAAAATGTTGAAAACGAAATAAGAATGATTTCGCATGAGTTAAATCAGAATCCTTTTTTTGAGGCAAATGATTTTAATACATTGTTGATGAATCTTATTCACAATCAAGTAGATATTACAAAAACACAATTTAAATATGTGGTCGATGATTCTATTGATTGGACTGCAGTGCAGAATATTTATAAAATAAATTTATACAGAATTGTTCAGGAATCAATCCTAAACGTCAATAAGTATGCAAATGCAAAAAATTGTCAGATAAAAATTCAGAAAGTAAAAAGCAATTCTCTAAAATTAAGTATTAGTGATGATGGTGAAGGTTTTGATATTAAAACATCCAAAACCGGAATTGGAATCAATAATATGAAAGACAGAACAATTTCCTTAAAAGGTAAATTTAAAATTAAATCAAAAACAGGTAAAGGAACCAAAATAGATATAACCTTTAACCTTGACACTATTGTAATTGAAGCTTTAGAATAG
- a CDS encoding 4'-phosphopantetheinyl transferase family protein produces the protein MIYIYYSYIAEDNCESLIKNELPKFSSDFQNRIKSYRRWQDAQLSLLGRIILFKAVDHIYNGKFQSREIEQTQYNKPYFKNGSIQFNISHSGEIVVCALCEKSQVGIDIEFITDVLIDDCKWQMTENEWLTLTSSDKIKEAFFGYWTQKEAVIKANGLGLSIPLKTFEVLEETAIIKGQKFFLKEIEIDEKYKCYIALDREIDQICVRKI, from the coding sequence TTGATTTACATATATTACTCTTATATCGCTGAGGATAATTGTGAAAGCCTTATTAAAAATGAGCTGCCAAAATTTTCATCAGATTTTCAGAATAGAATAAAAAGCTATCGCAGATGGCAGGATGCCCAATTATCCCTCTTGGGCAGGATAATTTTATTTAAGGCAGTTGACCATATCTATAATGGTAAATTTCAAAGTAGGGAAATAGAGCAGACGCAGTACAATAAGCCTTACTTTAAAAACGGTTCTATTCAATTTAATATTTCTCATTCTGGAGAGATCGTAGTTTGTGCTTTATGTGAAAAATCACAAGTAGGAATTGATATAGAATTTATAACAGATGTTTTAATTGATGACTGTAAATGGCAGATGACTGAAAATGAATGGCTGACCCTTACTTCATCAGATAAAATAAAAGAAGCATTTTTTGGATACTGGACACAAAAAGAAGCGGTTATAAAAGCAAATGGACTGGGATTATCAATACCATTAAAAACATTCGAGGTTTTAGAAGAGACGGCAATTATTAAAGGCCAAAAATTTTTCTTAAAAGAAATTGAAATTGATGAAAAGTATAAATGCTATATCGCTTTGGATAGAGAAATAGATCAGATCTGTGTCAGAAAAATATAG